From Scyliorhinus canicula chromosome 15, sScyCan1.1, whole genome shotgun sequence:
AGGAAGTTATTAAGATTCATATCAGTcgagattgaatggtggaacagacttcaggggctgaatggcctccccttgCTCTTAACACAATGGAGGCAAAGCCCAGGATAATTTGCTGAATAGATGACATGCAGATCACTAACACCTCCCCTCAACAATGCATTAGGGTGAACGGGAggttaaaacaaaaagaaatcacACCATAACTGAGAATTTTGAGCTGACTTTTCAAAGAGTGAAATTTGCACACAAGTCTTCCCCACTCTGATCTTACATACGCCACAGCATCCCCTGAACGGTTCAGGTAGACAATCCACACTCAGGCCTTCATCAATGTAACTGTATGATAGACCACTAGGAGTTGAGTGTAACATTGTTCCCTCCCTCTTAGCATTTCTCAATCGTTCAGCCAAAATCAGACAGGTGTTCTTGAATGTTACATCTCACGAGACAAACCTCGTCTCCCACTGTAGAGAATAAATTGATGAGTAAATGCAGTAAGCAGGATTGACCTGTATGACAAAGGCCTGCCCAATTAGTTATTTTACTGTCACTAACCAGGTCCATAAATAGCTAGAGGTTCATCGTTTCATTGGAGGAATACATATCACGCTATCCAGCTTTTCCAAAACATCTCCGAGAGCCTCTTTGGAAAGTTGCTGTAATTCTTGAAGTTCTTTCTTTAATGCAACTGCTTCATCTTTTAACTGTGTGATTACTTCTGATGCTGTGAAACTCCCAGAGTTATGTTGTTGAACAGAGGGAGGTTTAGTTCTGATAGGAGTGGAATTGGCTTTCAATGCCAGTCTGACACGGCAGTGTCGTCTTCTCTTTTGGTTCATTCTGGCCTGCAGTGCTGCCAGTTTCTGCTCCAGATCATGCTGCGTCAGGAACAGCACTTGATGTTGTCCTGCGAGATCTCCCAAACCTTGTTCCTGGTCTTTAATctacagaaatacagcagctagaGGTCAGAATTTGCAATGCAAATCACAAAATGTCACAATTAGCTGGACTTGAAAGCAAAAGTCCAATTGGATTAGCAGTCCCTTAATACTAACCCTCTTGACAGCGcagtgctccctcggtactgaccccccCCTAAAAGTAATGACCCCCCTGCAGCAGTGCAGCGTTCCCATGTACTGACCCCCACCCCGATAGTctaacgctccctcagtactttctccccacccctacagtgcagttccgtctcagtatagactgcctccatcaacccccccccccccccaaacagtgcaACGCTCTCAATACTGACCACACACTTTTAagactgaatccccccccccaatagtacagagctccctcagcactgaccctatgacagtgcagcactccaccgacagtgcagcgccccctcagtattgaccccccccccccccccccccccccccccccgacagtgcagcgccccctcaaTACTGACACCCACCCCCCGGACAGTGCAGCgcccactcagtactgaccctctctggCAGTGCAGGGCCCCACAGTATTCACCCCCCTCAGAGCAGTGGCCCCTCGGTGCTATCATGTGTCCTTCCTTGTCTGTTGCACCTTGAAGTTCAGGAGAATTGTGGAGATGGACCTTATTTTTCAGGAAAAAGAATAGTTATCCACTGACTTGCCCTATTCCTGGTGTGAAATGAGGAGTTGTTGACTATCCAGTGATGCAAGTGGGTCAATGTTTTGAATCCCTAGGTTCCAAATACTGTGTATCCTCCAGCTTGAGGGCAAAGCTAAACAAGCAGGTTGCGTTGATGCCATGTTGACAAGTTATTAACAGGTAAATAGTTTTAGGCCTCAACAAGAGACTGGGTCCCACTCAGAGACAAAATGACACACCACATAAACCATGAAGGCAATCATGTCTCTCTTTGGAACCTGCTGATGTAGCAGGAAGCTGAAGGCATTGTTAGGAATTTGAATGTTTGATGGTATATTGCCAAGAATGGGATATTATAATTGCTGACATCGAATAGCTTCCATTATAGAAGTAGGACATGCCCAGGATTATATCAGGGGGAGAAACTTCGGTGTGAGGGGAAACTTAACAAGTGgcagagaaggcagagaggaAACCTAATAGAGATTTTCCGAAGAACTGTGAATTTTGATGGAGTGAAGATCATTTCCTCTGGTATGGGAATCACTGATGTGGGTCATCAATTTAAATTGCCACAAAATGCCACAAAAAGAGTGAGGAGACAGTTTAGGAGTATTTCTTTTCACAGGTCATTGGAATGCAGAATGCTTTGTCATAGTGAGAGGTCAAGGCAGAGGTCATTATCCTTTTCCCTATGACAAACTTAAATGTTCTTTGCGTTCCTCACATTGTGAATTTATAGCAGTTTTTTAGCTGCTACGAGTTATCAGACTGTGGTGACTATACCTGACTGGAGATGGCTGTCCAAACATAATAAAGTGCAGTTTATCACTCCCCAAGCACAACAAATGGTTACCGTTTCATCTTTCATCGTTCTCCGGTCCTGCAGCTCAGATTGCAACTTCAGCAGCTCACCGCAGAGTTTATCTGTTTCTCTGAAGATATCACTTTCTCCAAAGTTCCTTCTCTGGTCCAATGAGTGGTCTGTGACTGATACAACATTTACATTCAGCAGTTCCTGGGTATCCTGCAGCTTGGCAGACAGCACACTTTGCTGAGAAGGAACAGACATTATTATTAATCTCAGTCTAGGTATCTGATCTCATCCTTTCCTCCACATTAGAAGGCCAGGCTAAAGAGAGCAACAATTCCACTGTCCCAAAGGCCCTCCCCTTAAAACCAGAGCTGAGTAAACCAGAGCTGAGTAATATTAATGGAAGACATTTACTATCACTGACTGCTGGGAGCATTCTATTTACGTAGCAATGTCTCACTTTTTCTAGCAAGAGAAATAATGGGAATTTCTGGAAAACAGAGAAATGGGGTAAATGGGGTAAGACTCCTGTTGAACATGGGAATATTGTT
This genomic window contains:
- the tedc1 gene encoding tubulin epsilon and delta complex protein 1 isoform X2, producing the protein MDFYQLPADGTLGSRELLLAFSWLLQRIHLLEQLLNLHRLHVEDQASLCTCRQTIPISSTERLDIQDGRHPVGMDVRYLQCLQGKLRFRWRSLYSAQQERCSALYKIHLYTRGCSSSRSFDHLSATETRLIQDPKQYTEFVQQLEHENMQLEAYLEWKQLESLYWQWMQSVLSAKLQDTQELLNVNVVSVTDHSLDQRRNFGESDIFRETDKLCGELLKLQSELQDRRTMKDETIKDQEQGLGDLAGQHQVLFLTQHDLEQKLAALQARMNQKRRRHCRVRLALKANSTPIRTKPPSVQQHNSGSFTASEVITQLKDEAVALKKELQELQQLSKEALGDVLEKLDSVICIPPMKR